The Eggerthella guodeyinii sequence CGTCCTGCTGATCGGCGCGCTGGGCTACTTCGCGTGGCAGTGGTTCGAGGAGAGCCAGCTGATCGCCTCGCAGCAGACCCAGGAGCAGCAGAGCTCCCAGGAGGTCGGGTCCATGCAGACCGACGAGACGAAGGACGCCACCACCGCCACCGCCAAGAAGACCGACGTGCCCGACCTGGCCGCCGTGCTCGGCATGACGAAGGACGAGGCCATCACGGCGCTCAAGCACGGCGCCACCGAGACCACCTCGAAGGAAGTGAACGAGGAGGGCAACCCGGTCAAGACGAACGTGACGGTGGCTCTCACCGACGAGCCGGCCGACACGCGCTCCGGAACGCCGACGGTGTACCTCGGCCTGAACGAGGACGGCGCGGTCGTGCAGGCGGGGTATTCCGCCGCCACCGCTTCGCTCGGCTACGGCTCGCTCAGCTTCGTCGACGCGGTGAAGAACGAGCACCTCATCGAGAAGACGCTGCAGGAAGCCGGCGTCGACGTGCCCGAGGGTTCCGCGGAGCTGCCGGCCGACAAGACCGCGTACTCCGAGTACGCGAGCGACGGCACGACGCTCGTCAAGGAGTCGTACTCGTTCTCCGGGACGGTCGACCTGGACGGCGCGGCGCACGAATGGTCGGCGGTGCTGCTGTACAACTACTCCA is a genomic window containing:
- a CDS encoding histone-lysine N-methyltransferase; this translates as MPKHAPNVPKGTPSDRSDERIGLTEAFSPVGDGTEPPADGSDGRIGLTEAFSPVGDGAHAGGFSYRGDNEDEYPDAIEALEPVDAPPLLFGDEAVPVEPEEPQGRHGKKKKEKKQKQQIPAYQRKSRRMRRVLIAIVVLLVLLIGALGYFAWQWFEESQLIASQQTQEQQSSQEVGSMQTDETKDATTATAKKTDVPDLAAVLGMTKDEAITALKHGATETTSKEVNEEGNPVKTNVTVALTDEPADTRSGTPTVYLGLNEDGAVVQAGYSAATASLGYGSLSFVDAVKNEHLIEKTLQEAGVDVPEGSAELPADKTAYSEYASDGTTLVKESYSFSGTVDLDGAAHEWSAVLLYNYSTANTSGNLADTIRIVYVYINA